In Rhineura floridana isolate rRhiFlo1 chromosome 1, rRhiFlo1.hap2, whole genome shotgun sequence, the following proteins share a genomic window:
- the NDC80 gene encoding kinetochore protein NDC80 homolog produces the protein MRRNSSTSRISCRQSIQPLRVHDINKMGPHTPQTQERRTTFGKLSVGKHAPGTLERKTSFFGKRTSGPGSLQNGQYAAFGSVEKIKEPRPLHDKAFIQQCIRQLCEFLITYGYSPNVSVKSLQTPSVKDFMKIFSFIYGIFSPLYELPSSKFEEEIPRCFKELGYPFALSKSSMYTVGAPHTWPQIVAALVWLTDCVKLYFSMKETPPFDEGQTLEGETEDGIVHNKLFLEYTVKCYDHFMRGGDTFEEFDTEIYSKLKDLFKINENHLEALGAEEKRLNEEIARREKERESEPDRLVTLRKLKSSLQADVRKYEAYMANLEFHSSSISQKSKSITEEFEAAAMEIEALKEENTKLKHICDHQKHSVADIERLKSEIEDMQQAVNKLNKELETEQHQLWNEELKYARVKEGIETQLADYHKWARKLKLIPICSENSGGIDFEIKFNPDARPNCLTKHRNQIRATLMQLISKTEEEIANATKKKIDLEDTLEQASTMEAEQKSSVKMLREEGQKLEDLCQQKMKEVEEEEEKGIKELQLLEKHKCLLESGVNEGVSEAMKELHEFRCQYQVVMKTTLEENRKVDKNLQHLLELIFSHLESVEKYLAEQNAKIDREFHELMAEDPLANLREILDSYKKKTNTLNALDK, from the exons ATGAGGCGCAACTCCAGTACCAGCCGCATCAGTTGTCGGCAGTCCATCCAGCCTCTCAGGGTGCACGATATCAACAAGATGGGACCCCATACTCCTCAGAC GCAAGAAAGGAGGACAACCTTTGGAAAGCTGAGTGTGGGGAAGCATGCACCAGGAACATTGGAAAGGAAAACTAGCTTCTTTGGCAAAAG AACCAGTGGCCCTGGAAGCTTACAAAATGGTCAGTATGCTGCATTCGGCAGTGTGGAGAAGATCAAGGAACCTAGGCCACTTCATGATAAAGCATTCATCCAGCAATGTATCCGACAACTCTGTGAA TTTCTTATAACATATGGCTATAGTCCTAATGTTTCTGTGAAGTCACTCCAGACTCCATCTGTTAAGGACTTCATGAAAATCTTCAGTTTTATTTATGGGATTTTTAGCCCTCTTTATGAGCTTCCTAGTTCTAAGTTTGAAGAAGAAATCCCAAGATGCTTTAAAGAGCTTGG GTATCCCTTTGCATTGTCAAAAAGCTCTATGTACACAGTGGGAGCACCACATACATGGCCTCAGATTGTAGCAGCTTTGGTCTGGCTGACAGATTGTGTCAAG TTGTATTTTTCTATGAAAGAAACACCACCATTTGATGAAGGACAGACCTTGGAAGGAGAAACTGAAGATGGAATTGTACATAACAAG CTTTTTTTAGAATACACTGTAAAATGTTATGACCATTTTATGAGGGGTGGAGACACATTTGAAGAATTTGATACTGAAATATACTCCAAATTAA AGGATCTATTCAAGATAAATGAAAATCATTTAGAGGCATTAGGAGCAGAAGAAAAGAGGCTGAATGAAGAGATTGCAAGGCgtgagaaggagagagaaagTGAACCG gaTCGTTTAGTGACTCTACGGAAACTGAAATCGTCTTTACAGGCAGATGTTAGGAAATATGAGGCTTATATGGCCAACCTGGAATTTCACTCAAGCAGTATCAGTCAAAAATCAAAGAGTATTACTGAGGAGTTTGAGGCTGCTG CCATGGAAATTGAAGCACTGAAAGAGGAGAACACTAAACTGAAGCACATTTGTGATCATCAGAAGCACTCTGTTGCAGATATTGAGAGACTAAAAAGTGAAATAGAGGATATGCAGCAGGCAGTCAATAAACTAAACAAGGAACTGGAGACAGAACAACATCAGTTGTGGAATGAGGAATTAAAATATGCTAGAGTAAAAGAAGGG ATTGAAACACAATTGGCAGACTACCATAAATGGGCTCGAAAGCTAAAACTAATACCTATATGTTCAGAGAATTCTGGTGGCATTGATTTTGAGATTAAGTTTAATCCAGATGCAAGACCAAACTGTCTGACCAAACACAGAAATCAAATTCGT GCAACCCTTATGCAGCTCATAAGCAAGACTGAAGAAGAAATTGCTAACGCTacaaagaaaaaaattgatttaGAGGATACCTTAGAACAG gCAAGTACAATGGAAGCAGAACAGAAGAGCAGTGTGAAAATGCTAAGAGAAGAGGGCCAAAAACTGGAAGATCTCTGTCAGCAAAAAATGAAG gaagttgaagaagaagaagaaaaaggtatCAAAGAGCTGCAGTTGTTGGAAAAACATAAATGTTTGCTTGAGAGTGGAGTCAATGAAGGTGTCAGTGAAGCTATGAAAGAGCTACATGAATTTCGATGCCA ATACCAAGTGGTTATGAAAACAACATTGGAAGAGAACAGGAAAGTGGACAAAAATCTTCAACACCTTCTGGAACTGATATTTAGTCATCTTGAGTCTGTAGAG AAGTACCTAGCTGAACAGAATGCAAAAATTGATAGAGAATTTCATGAATTAATGGCTGAAGATCCATTGGCGAACTTGAGAGAAATTCTAGATAGTTACAAAAAGAAGACCAATACTTTGAATGCCTTGGACAAATGA